One segment of Methanobacterium sp. DNA contains the following:
- a CDS encoding ORC1-type DNA replication protein gives MDIDDILLFDETLFKNIEAFNPDYIPENFMHRKTQMEALALSIRPALRNGRPVNAVVLGSCATGKTTAIKKIFEMVERTSDKVICVYINCQIHTTRFGIFSKIYQKIFGHTPPETGVPFSRIYQNIMQHLSSEKKSLIVALDDINYLFYSKNANKIFYDILRAHEAFEGVKTGVFAILSDIEFRFILDKNVNSIFIPQEIIFNPYTKEEMLDILNERAKIGFYSDVISDELIYEIAEYTFSSGDLRVGIDMLRISGNLAEADASRSIEKRHMQEALKRTGSINLTYTLKSLSDDETTMLDIIRSSKTDLRAGELYKAFSQKTKSSYASFNRVLNKLEFLRIIDTRFTGKGVKGNSRVIILRFEREEIKKCMNSL, from the coding sequence ATGGACATCGATGACATCCTCCTTTTCGATGAAACTCTGTTTAAAAATATAGAAGCATTTAATCCAGATTACATTCCAGAGAATTTCATGCATCGAAAGACTCAGATGGAGGCACTTGCACTGAGCATTCGCCCAGCTTTAAGAAACGGAAGGCCTGTAAACGCAGTTGTACTGGGGTCTTGCGCCACTGGAAAAACAACTGCCATTAAAAAAATATTTGAAATGGTTGAAAGGACCTCAGATAAAGTTATATGTGTTTATATAAACTGTCAGATACACACAACCAGATTCGGAATTTTTTCCAAGATTTATCAAAAAATATTCGGGCACACACCACCAGAAACAGGTGTTCCATTTTCAAGGATTTACCAGAACATCATGCAGCACCTCTCCAGCGAAAAAAAGTCACTCATCGTGGCGTTAGATGATATTAACTACTTATTTTACAGTAAAAATGCCAACAAAATATTTTATGATATTTTACGTGCCCATGAAGCATTTGAAGGGGTAAAAACAGGAGTATTTGCTATTCTATCAGATATCGAATTCAGATTTATCCTTGATAAAAATGTTAATTCTATATTCATCCCCCAGGAGATCATTTTTAATCCTTACACTAAAGAAGAAATGCTTGACATCTTAAATGAAAGAGCAAAAATTGGATTTTATTCTGATGTGATTTCTGATGAATTAATATATGAAATAGCTGAGTATACATTCTCAAGCGGAGATTTAAGGGTTGGAATTGACATGCTTAGAATAAGCGGAAACCTTGCTGAAGCTGACGCCTCCAGATCAATAGAAAAAAGGCATATGCAGGAAGCACTGAAAAGAACAGGTTCTATAAACCTGACATACACTTTAAAATCATTATCTGATGATGAAACAACAATGCTTGATATTATAAGATCGTCAAAAACAGATTTAAGAGCAGGTGAACTATATAAAGCATTCAGCCAAAAGACAAAATCAAGTTACGCTTCTTTCAATCGTGTTTTAAATAAACTTGAATTTTTAAGAATTATAGACACTCGATTCACTGGTAAAGGTGTTAAAGGGAATTCAAGAGTAATAATACTCAGGTTTGAGCGGGAGGAAATAAAAAAATGCATGAACTCCCTTTAA
- a CDS encoding metalloregulator ArsR/SmtB family transcription factor, protein MNRDVCEVEYVDENAVNEVKSKMLKDELLFEVSDSFKIFSDSTRLKILYALSKKELCVCDLAAVLDMSQSAISHQLRVLRSKNLVKFKKVGKMAYYSLADEHVVTIIKIGVEHAKER, encoded by the coding sequence ATGAACAGAGATGTATGTGAAGTTGAATATGTTGATGAAAACGCAGTGAATGAAGTAAAATCAAAAATGCTTAAAGATGAACTTCTTTTTGAGGTATCAGATAGTTTTAAGATATTCAGTGACTCTACAAGGCTTAAAATATTGTATGCATTATCTAAAAAAGAACTCTGTGTCTGTGATTTAGCTGCAGTACTGGATATGAGTCAATCTGCCATATCCCACCAACTTCGAGTTTTAAGAAGTAAAAATCTGGTTAAATTCAAAAAAGTAGGTAAAATGGCTTATTACTCCCTTGCAGATGAGCATGTGGTTACAATAATAAAAATAGGTGTAGAACATGCCAAGGAAAGATGA
- a CDS encoding cation-translocating P-type ATPase, with the protein MPRKDEKENTENQQELVECKYCPTDSFEEKEPSSNKPAYIIVISAIILITGLYFGFFTPQKLLAEILFLAVVVISGYEIIYKGITSLLKGRFTISFLITIAVIGAFLIGEGAEGASVIFLYFIAEFLEDYAGERARRSIGALIKLAPETATVKRRGKNIELHAHAIDIDEIVVVRPGDKIPLDGTVIKGISSVNQAAITGESISVTKTGGDAVFAGTLNEEGYLEVKVTKRSDETVLSKIIELVKESQKKKSKTEAFIDKFANYYTPSVIGLAIIVATIPPFIFSLPFDTWFYRALVLLVVSCPCALAISTPVSMVSGITSATRNGVLIKGGQYVEEMQNVDLMVFDKTGTLTEGKLEVTDVITLNNYSEKEILQIAASLESGSKHPLAEAVIRCIEKSEMGFKEVEDFQSVTGKGIQGRIDNKMFYIGKKSLFKSNPEFPDEIIQNLENNGKTAVILGNDEHLIGVIGLMNKIRDLSKSVIQELKKRNIKTVMLTGDNEGAAKAVSSKIGIDAYYAMLLPEDKVKIVDKLLGEHKSVAMVGDGVNDAPALARSNVGIAMGAAGSDVVIETADIALMHDDISKVNYLIDLSKKTMNVVKQNVYASILIKTSFAVLAVFGFIPLWVGVAIGDMGLSLAVILNALRIGNRNRNRDYL; encoded by the coding sequence ATGCCAAGGAAAGATGAAAAAGAAAATACAGAAAATCAACAGGAGTTAGTGGAGTGCAAATACTGTCCGACAGACTCATTTGAGGAAAAAGAACCCTCAAGCAATAAACCAGCCTATATCATAGTAATATCTGCCATAATTTTAATTACAGGATTATATTTCGGTTTTTTTACTCCTCAGAAATTACTGGCAGAAATTTTATTCCTGGCTGTGGTCGTAATATCAGGATATGAAATAATTTATAAAGGAATAACTTCCTTACTTAAAGGTAGATTTACAATAAGTTTTTTAATAACTATTGCGGTTATTGGGGCCTTTCTAATAGGTGAAGGAGCAGAAGGAGCATCTGTTATCTTCTTATATTTCATCGCTGAATTTTTAGAAGACTATGCTGGAGAAAGAGCAAGAAGATCAATTGGAGCACTCATAAAACTTGCTCCAGAAACAGCGACAGTAAAAAGAAGGGGAAAAAACATTGAATTACATGCCCATGCGATAGATATTGATGAAATTGTGGTTGTGAGGCCTGGAGATAAAATTCCATTAGATGGAACTGTAATTAAAGGTATTTCATCGGTAAATCAGGCTGCAATTACTGGGGAAAGCATATCTGTTACTAAAACTGGGGGAGACGCTGTATTTGCAGGTACTTTGAATGAAGAAGGCTATCTTGAAGTGAAAGTAACCAAACGTTCTGATGAAACTGTACTATCAAAGATTATAGAACTTGTTAAAGAGTCACAGAAGAAAAAATCCAAAACCGAAGCATTTATAGATAAATTCGCCAATTATTACACTCCTTCAGTAATAGGGCTTGCAATAATAGTAGCTACAATACCTCCATTCATTTTTAGTCTGCCCTTTGATACATGGTTTTACAGGGCTTTAGTCCTGCTTGTTGTGTCATGTCCGTGTGCTTTAGCAATTTCAACCCCTGTTTCAATGGTATCAGGGATAACTTCCGCAACAAGGAATGGTGTGTTGATAAAAGGTGGACAGTATGTTGAAGAAATGCAAAATGTTGATTTGATGGTATTTGATAAGACAGGGACGCTTACAGAAGGTAAATTAGAAGTAACAGATGTTATAACATTAAATAACTACTCTGAAAAAGAGATACTTCAAATAGCAGCTTCATTAGAGTCCGGATCTAAACATCCACTTGCAGAAGCAGTTATAAGATGCATAGAAAAATCAGAAATGGGGTTTAAAGAAGTTGAGGATTTTCAATCTGTTACAGGAAAAGGTATCCAGGGTAGAATAGATAATAAAATGTTTTACATTGGTAAAAAGAGCCTTTTTAAAAGTAATCCTGAATTTCCAGACGAAATAATCCAAAATCTTGAAAATAACGGCAAAACTGCAGTAATTCTTGGTAATGATGAGCATCTAATTGGAGTTATAGGATTAATGAATAAAATCAGGGATCTTTCAAAAAGTGTGATTCAGGAACTTAAAAAACGAAATATTAAAACTGTGATGCTTACAGGGGACAACGAAGGCGCTGCAAAAGCTGTATCTTCTAAAATAGGAATTGATGCGTATTATGCAATGCTTTTACCAGAAGACAAAGTTAAAATCGTTGATAAACTGTTAGGCGAGCACAAAAGTGTTGCAATGGTTGGAGATGGAGTAAATGATGCTCCAGCACTTGCAAGATCAAACGTGGGCATTGCTATGGGCGCTGCAGGTTCAGACGTTGTAATTGAAACTGCAGATATAGCTTTAATGCATGATGATATTTCAAAGGTCAATTACCTTATTGATTTAAGCAAAAAAACAATGAATGTGGTGAAACAGAATGTTTATGCGTCTATTTTAATTAAAACATCCTTTGCAGTTTTAGCAGTGTTCGGATTCATCCCTTTATGGGTGGGTGTTGCAATAGGCGATATGGGTTTAAGCCTGGCTGTTATATTGAATGCACTTAGAATTGGAAATAGAAACAGGAATAGAGACTATCTATGA